A genome region from Brassica oleracea var. oleracea cultivar TO1000 chromosome C2, BOL, whole genome shotgun sequence includes the following:
- the LOC106326202 gene encoding ethylene-responsive transcription factor ERF016-like produces the protein MDASPKYTGVRKRKWGKWVAEIRLPNSRERIWLGSFDTAEKAARAFDAALYCLRGSGARFNFPENPPEIPGGRSLTPQQIQVVASRFACEEVLPPQQQQQQQPPSSPRGDKTEDGEGISSRGDISGGSGGPTSGQVGEDNNNHEDNSNDTTSYWPFLWEENHVVPTTSEEFGTFFMDDDSTNLYTQQQHQLSSDIYDDGAYAVEDDLSHYNINLWNF, from the coding sequence ATGGATGCATCACCCAAGTACACAGGTGTAAGGAAGAGGAAGTGGGGGAAATGGGTTGCTGAGATTCGTCTCCCAAACAGCCGCGAGAGGATCTGGCTAGGCTCTTTCGACACCGCTGAGAAGGCGGCGCGTGCTTTCGACGCAGCTCTTTATTGTCTACGTGGCTCCGGTGCGCGTTTCAACTTCCCGGAAAATCCACCGGAGATACCTGGAGGACGTTCTTTGACGCCGCAGCAGATTCAGGTCGTAGCCAGCCGTTTCGCCTGCGAGGAAGTGTTACCACCGCAGCAGCAGCAACAACAACAGCCTCCGTCGTCACCACGTGGAGATAAGACGGAGGATGGAGAAGGAATTTCGTCGCGTGGGGATATTAGTGGTGGTAGTGGTGGGCCGACTTCAGGTCAAGTTGGGGAAGATAACAACAACCACGAGGATAATAGTAATGATACGACATCGTATTGGCCGTTTCTGTGGGAGGAGAATCATGTGGTTCCTACTACGTCGGAAGAGTTTGGAACTTTTTTCATGGACGATGATTCGACCAATTTGTATACGCAACAACAACATCAGCTCTCATCTGATATTTACGACGATGGAGCTTATGCTGTTGAAGATGATCTCTCTCATTACAATATTAACCTTTGGAATTTCTGA